In Peptococcus niger, the genomic window TTATTCAGCAGGTTATTTTGCTGGCCTTGGTGGCCTTCATGCTGCACCGCAACGGCCTTTCCTGGCGCAGCATAGGGCTGCGCCGGATCAGCGCCCCGACGGCCATGCGCAGCATAGCGGCGGGGGGCTTGATTGTCATCGCAATGGGTGGCTTTATCCAGTTGATTAACCTCTTTTTGCCAAAGGGCCTACCGGCCCAAAATGTGGAAGCTTTTTTTCATATGGGCAGCCCGCGTCTGGCATTTGTCCTTTCTTTTTTTCTGATGGTGATCATGGCCCCCCTTGTTGAAGAAGTATTTTTCCGCGGCTACCTTTACCATGCCCTGGCTGACCGTTTGACGCCCCAGCTGGCCATGCTCATGACCGGGCTGATCTTTGGGCTGGTGCACGGCGACATATACCGTCTCTTGCCCTTGGCCGTCGGCGGGTACTTGTTAAACCTCATTGCCGTTCGGGAAGAGTCCATCCTGGCCTCCATGCTGGCCCATGCCACCTGGAATGCCGTGATGTTGCTTGTCGCCTTCGGGACCATGTCGTGAGACAAGGGTGGGATAAAAGTTTGCATGCAAACCATGTGGGCTGATACCGGTCCACATGGTGTAAAGGTTTAGAGGAGATCGTGTATGAGCATAGAAAAACGAGAAACCGTTCATATCACCGGAGTCAGTCACCAGGGGGAAGGGGTTGGCCGCTTGGCAGACGGGCGGGTGGTCTTTGTCCCCGGTGCCCTACCGGAAGAAGACGTCATCATCGGCGACCTTGCCAAAGAAAAAAAGCGCCTGGTTGCGCCCATTGAAGAAATCACCCTGGCCCATCCGGAGCGGGTTGTTCCCGCCTGCCCCGTCTACCATGCCTGCGGGGGCTGCCAGTTGCAGCACGCTGCCCCGGCCTTGCAGGAAGAGATCAAAACCCGCCGCGTTCAAGATGCCTGCGAACGCATCGGCCATTTAGACCTGACCGTCCTGCCAACGCTTATGATGGCAGACCCCTGGCGGTATCGCAATAAAGGAATCTTTCATGTGAATGAAGCAGGCGGAGAGGCCCGGCTGGGCTTTTACGGTGCCGCCGGCCACGCCTTCGTTCCCGCAACCGATTGCCTGCTCTTTTCCCAAGCGGTCAACAACCTGCTGAAAGATTTGGAAAAACGCATTACCGCCACCGGCCGCGCCGGCCACATCCGCAAGGTTATGGTCCGCCAAAGCTTCGCCACCGGAGAGATCATGCTGGCCTTTATTACAGAAGACCAGGCCTTTCGTTTGCCCAAATTAGCAGACAGCCTACTTGCTGACTATCCAAACCTGACCTCCCTATGGCATAACGTCTTGACCAATCCACGCCTGGCCACCGGCCGCGCCTGGCACCATCTCGGCGGTCAAAGGAGCCTTTCAGACTGCATTGGTGACCTACAAGTCCACCTGTCACCGGCCTCCTTCTTTCAGGTGAACAACCGCCAAGCCAAAGTTTTGTACGACCAAATTCGTCATCGTGCCGCCTTAACCGGCAGGGAAACCGTTCTTGACCTCTATGGCGGCATCGGCACCATTGGCCTCTACCTGGCCCGGGACGCCAAAAGCGTCATTGGGGTTGAATCCATCGGCGATGCCACCCGGGATGCCCGTGACAACGCCCGGCAGCTGGGCATTAGCAATGCCAGCTTTGTCACCGCCAAAGCCGAAACCTGGCTGCCCCGTCAAGTCAAAGACCACCCGGCCCCGGACCTCATCATCGTCGATCCTCCCCGCAAAGGCCTCCACGACCGCCTCATCGACACCCTCATCACCAGCAAAACCCCCACCATCATCTACGTCTCCTGCAACCCCGCCACCCTCGCCAGAGACCTAAAAACCTTCCACAAAAACGGCTATCAAATTCACGATATCCAACCGGTAGATCTATTCCCGCAGACAGCGCATGTCGAGACGGTAGTATTGTTACAAAAGAAGTAAACTTATAAATCCTGCATGTTAAGCAGTTTTATAAACATTTTGTCTTTGAAAAAGATGAAGATGGATACGTCAAAAAGACTCAAAAAAAACTATATGGACGTGAGAGTTGTTTTGCAACTGGTATGAGGAAACACAAAAAATATAATTAACTCATTTTGTACTTTCTATAAGAGTAGCTTAAAAGGCTGCTCTTTTTTATTGTCCACTTAAGTGAGCTGAGCGAACGAAAGAGAGCTAAATAAAAAATAGCAGGTGGAGGGAATTAGCTTGAGCTTTAGCACCAAAAAACCTCCTTAAAGTATAATTTTGATAATCTCATACACAATTAAACAAGGAGGCTAAACTTTGACAAGAATAGTTTATCATATACAAAGTGCATCTGTGTTTCAATAGGGATGCTTGCAATCATAACAGAGCTTTGTCA contains:
- the rlmD gene encoding 23S rRNA (uracil(1939)-C(5))-methyltransferase RlmD — encoded protein: MSIEKRETVHITGVSHQGEGVGRLADGRVVFVPGALPEEDVIIGDLAKEKKRLVAPIEEITLAHPERVVPACPVYHACGGCQLQHAAPALQEEIKTRRVQDACERIGHLDLTVLPTLMMADPWRYRNKGIFHVNEAGGEARLGFYGAAGHAFVPATDCLLFSQAVNNLLKDLEKRITATGRAGHIRKVMVRQSFATGEIMLAFITEDQAFRLPKLADSLLADYPNLTSLWHNVLTNPRLATGRAWHHLGGQRSLSDCIGDLQVHLSPASFFQVNNRQAKVLYDQIRHRAALTGRETVLDLYGGIGTIGLYLARDAKSVIGVESIGDATRDARDNARQLGISNASFVTAKAETWLPRQVKDHPAPDLIIVDPPRKGLHDRLIDTLITSKTPTIIYVSCNPATLARDLKTFHKNGYQIHDIQPVDLFPQTAHVETVVLLQKK
- a CDS encoding CPBP family intramembrane glutamic endopeptidase translates to MKQEGGLSWVEALCMLGLAYALVFGIAVVLAGPLSFDKTLLFWLTTFIQQVILLALVAFMLHRNGLSWRSIGLRRISAPTAMRSIAAGGLIVIAMGGFIQLINLFLPKGLPAQNVEAFFHMGSPRLAFVLSFFLMVIMAPLVEEVFFRGYLYHALADRLTPQLAMLMTGLIFGLVHGDIYRLLPLAVGGYLLNLIAVREESILASMLAHATWNAVMLLVAFGTMS